One Osmerus eperlanus chromosome 23, fOsmEpe2.1, whole genome shotgun sequence DNA segment encodes these proteins:
- the sstr1b gene encoding somatostatin receptor type 1, with product MEFNGTHDYPGFPTGFPYNSSLDYEDYEQETDASKIIIPSIYALVCCVGLTGNAMVIYVILKYAKMKTATNIYILNLAIADELFMLSVPFLATSAAVRHWPFGSLMCRLVLSVDGINMFTSIFCLTVLSVDRYVAVVHPIKAARYRRPTVAKVVNVCVWGFSLLVILPIIIFADTVPAQDGGVDCNFLWPEAAWSEAFVVYTFLLGFLLPVGAICLCYCLMVARMRAVGLKAGWLQRRRSEKKITRMVLLVVAVFVLCWMPFYIVQLVSVFHRPPDPMVTQLFVILSYANSGANPILYGFVSDNFRRSFQRIVCFRWLESGLDGEQVDYCAVALKRQATCGPPDFPKECLASDMVFRNGTCTSRTTTL from the coding sequence ATGGAGTTCAACGGGACCCATGACTACCCCGGGTTCCCTACGGGGTTCCCCTACAACTCCAGCCTGGACTACGAGGACTACGAACAGGAGACGGACGCCAGCAAGATCATCATCCCGTCCATCTACGCGCTGGTCTGCTGCGTGGGCCTCACGGGCAACGCCATGGTCATCTACGTCATCCTCAAGTACGCCAAGATGAAGACGGCCACCAACATCTACATCCTCAACCTGGCCATCGCCGACGAGCTCTTCATGCTGAGCGTGCCCTTCCTGGCCACGTCGGCCGCCGTGCGCCACTGGCCGTTCGGCTCGCTGATGTGCCGCCTGGTGCTGAGCGTGGACGGCATCAACATGTTCACCTCCATCTTCTGCCTGACCGTGCTGAGCGTGGACCGCTACGTGGCGGTCGTCCACCCCATCAAGGCGGCGCGCTACCGCCGGCCCACGGTGGCCAAAGTGGTGAACGTGTGCGTGTGGGGCTTCTCCCTCCTCGTCATCCTCCCCATCATCATCTTCGCCGACACGGTGCCGGCGCAGGACGGCGGCGTGGACTGCAACTTCCTGTGGCCCGAGGCGGCGTGGTCCGAGGCGTTCGTGGTGTACACCTTCCTGTTGggcttcctcctccctgtgggGGCCATCTGCCTGTGCTACTGCCTGATGGTGGCGCGCATGCGGGCCGTGGGCCTCAAGGCCGGCTGGCTGCAGAGGCGGCGCTCGGAGAAGAAGATCACGCGCATGGTGCTCCTGGTGGTGGCCGTGTTCGTGCTCTGCTGGATGCCCTTCTACATCGTCCAGCTGGTCAGCGTCTTCCACCGCCCGCCGGACCCCATGGTCACCCAGCTGTTCGTCATCCTCAGCTACGCCAACAGCGGCGCCAACCCCATCCTCTACGGCTTCGTGTCCGACAATTTCCGGCGCTCCTTCCAGCGGATCGTGTGCTTCCGTTGGCTGGAGTCGGGCCTGGACGGGGAGCAGGTGGACTACTGCGCCGTGGCGCTCAAGAGACAGGCCACCTGCGGGCCTCCGGACTTCCCCAAGGAATGTCTGGCCTCGGACATGGTGTTCCGGAACGGCACCTGCACCTCTAGGACCACAACACTGTGA